From Rhodopseudomonas palustris, a single genomic window includes:
- a CDS encoding GGDEF domain-containing protein, with product MPNQIVTQRDAIRYTAGRVAVAAGITAIVTLVFLISDLGTDWSATVEVGAVVKASLLVALGVSTTLSGAMAYRSARLMQQLTSTRAELVRMSRTDTLTGLLNRRGFDEAAATLLGRASFTGQPVVALMCDLDRFKAINDHYGHTIGDRVLAEIGGILRDFAAPRGMLIARHGGEEFAGLIVGVSDEQANDYALELCRRCATEVACDGRRVAVTMSFGLATYGGGDLSSLMRRADLALYRAKDLGRNCVVQLDACATLPTASAEPSGGMREAEIAGDHRLVAGDL from the coding sequence ATGCCGAACCAGATCGTCACGCAGCGTGATGCGATCCGCTACACCGCGGGCCGGGTGGCGGTCGCGGCCGGGATTACGGCGATCGTCACCCTCGTCTTTCTGATCTCCGATCTAGGCACCGACTGGAGCGCGACCGTCGAAGTCGGCGCAGTTGTGAAGGCGTCGTTGCTGGTCGCGCTCGGCGTCTCCACGACGCTGTCCGGCGCGATGGCGTATCGGTCGGCGCGGCTGATGCAGCAACTGACCTCGACCCGCGCCGAGCTGGTGCGGATGTCCCGTACCGACACGCTGACCGGGTTGCTCAATCGCCGCGGTTTCGACGAGGCCGCTGCGACATTGCTGGGGCGGGCGAGTTTCACCGGCCAGCCTGTCGTTGCGCTGATGTGCGACCTCGACCGCTTCAAGGCGATCAACGATCACTACGGCCACACGATCGGCGACCGCGTGCTCGCCGAGATCGGCGGCATTCTGCGTGACTTCGCTGCGCCGCGCGGCATGCTGATCGCCCGTCACGGCGGTGAGGAATTCGCCGGACTGATCGTCGGCGTCAGCGACGAGCAGGCGAACGACTACGCGCTGGAGCTGTGCCGGCGGTGCGCAACCGAGGTGGCGTGCGACGGCCGCCGGGTTGCGGTGACGATGAGCTTCGGCCTCGCTACCTATGGCGGCGGCGACCTGTCGTCGCTGATGCGCCGCGCCGATCTGGCGCTGTATCGTGCCAAGGATCTCGGGCGGAATTGCGTCGTGCAGCTCGACGCCTGCGCGACCTTACCCACCGCGTCGGCGGAACCGTCAGGCGGGATGCGAGAAGCCGAGATAGCTGGCGACCACCGCCTCGTTGCGGGCGACCTCTGA
- a CDS encoding ABC transporter ATP-binding protein produces the protein MTALLSVSGVSVSYGKVEAVRNVSLEVRTREIVTVVGANGAGKTTLLSAAMGVLPLKGRITFDGIDVARLDIEDRVASGLSLVPEHRELFATMTVEDNLELGAFRIAKPVAAQSQERVYNLFPRLKERRKQLAGTLSGGEQQMLAMGRALMGAPKLLMLDEPSLGLAPIIVADIFRIVGELREAGVSVLLVEQNAKAALAIADRAYVMELGEFVLDGPASEVARNEAVVASYLGFSHPA, from the coding sequence ATGACCGCTTTGCTTTCGGTATCCGGCGTCTCGGTATCCTATGGCAAGGTCGAAGCGGTGCGAAACGTGTCGCTCGAGGTGCGGACGCGCGAGATCGTCACCGTGGTCGGCGCCAACGGCGCCGGCAAGACCACCCTGCTCAGCGCCGCGATGGGCGTGCTGCCGCTGAAGGGCCGCATCACTTTCGACGGCATCGACGTCGCGCGGCTCGACATCGAGGACCGCGTCGCGAGCGGCCTCTCGCTGGTGCCCGAGCATCGCGAGCTGTTCGCCACCATGACGGTCGAGGACAATCTCGAGCTCGGCGCCTTCCGGATCGCCAAGCCGGTGGCGGCGCAATCGCAGGAACGCGTCTACAACCTGTTTCCGCGACTCAAGGAGCGGCGCAAGCAGCTCGCCGGCACACTCTCCGGCGGCGAGCAGCAGATGCTGGCGATGGGCCGCGCGCTGATGGGCGCGCCGAAGCTGCTGATGCTCGACGAGCCGAGCCTCGGCCTCGCCCCGATCATCGTTGCCGACATCTTCCGCATCGTCGGCGAACTGCGCGAAGCCGGCGTATCGGTGCTGCTGGTGGAGCAGAACGCAAAGGCCGCGCTCGCAATCGCCGACCGCGCCTATGTGATGGAGCTCGGCGAGTTCGTTCTCGACGGGCCGGCCTCAGAGGTCGCCCGCAACGAGGCGGTGGTCGCCAGCTATCTCGGCTTCTCGCATCCCGCCTGA
- a CDS encoding branched-chain amino acid ABC transporter ATP-binding protein/permease, with protein sequence MTRWLPVLLFAAAMTALPLIPGIPPFWIVLLDNIGLAALVAMGLVLLTGVGGLTSFGQAAFCGFGAYTTAYITTVYGLSPWLALPASLAVAGIAAVLLGLMTVRLSGHYLPLGTIAWGIALYYLFSKLDFLGRNDGISRVPPLSIGPIDMYDPHSIYFVIWAMVLISAVLTMNLLDSRTGRAIRALRRGHVAAEAFGVQTARAKLLVFIYAAVLAGLSGWLYAHFQRNVNPTPFGPQAGIEYLFIAVVGGAGYVWGGVLGAAIVIILKEVLQGYLPLLFGGQGQLEIIVFGILLVVLLQLAPGGVWPWLANLVPLNFRRTATGKAGGLPSRERVGSSAAPLLKVERARKQFGGVVAVNDVSFEVNAAEIVALIGPNGAGKSTTFNLITGILTTTGGRIEVHGKPVDNTPPQEVVKLGIARTFQHVKLVPDMTVLENVAIGAHLRGRSGAITSMLRFDRGDEAKLLAEAARQIERVGLGAEIDQLAGSLSLGQQRIVEIARALCADPELLLLDEPAAGLRHMEKQRLAALLRQLKDSGMSVLLVEHDMGFVMDLADRIVVLDFGTRIAEGTPDAIKTNPDVIKAYLGALA encoded by the coding sequence ATGACGCGTTGGTTGCCGGTTCTCCTGTTCGCCGCCGCGATGACGGCGCTGCCGCTGATCCCGGGGATTCCGCCGTTCTGGATCGTGCTGCTCGACAATATCGGCCTTGCCGCGCTGGTGGCGATGGGGCTGGTGCTGCTCACCGGCGTCGGCGGCCTCACCTCGTTCGGCCAGGCCGCGTTCTGCGGCTTCGGCGCCTACACCACCGCCTACATCACCACGGTCTACGGCCTGTCGCCGTGGCTGGCACTGCCGGCCTCGCTCGCGGTCGCCGGCATCGCCGCGGTGCTGCTCGGGCTGATGACGGTGCGGCTGTCCGGCCACTATCTGCCTCTCGGCACCATCGCCTGGGGCATCGCGCTGTATTATCTGTTCAGCAAGCTCGACTTCCTCGGCCGCAACGACGGCATCTCCCGGGTGCCTCCGCTGTCGATCGGCCCGATCGACATGTACGATCCCCACAGCATCTATTTCGTGATCTGGGCGATGGTGCTGATCAGCGCGGTGCTGACCATGAACCTGCTCGACAGCCGCACCGGCCGCGCCATTCGCGCGCTGCGCCGCGGCCATGTCGCCGCCGAAGCATTCGGGGTGCAGACCGCGCGTGCCAAGCTGCTCGTGTTCATCTACGCGGCGGTGCTGGCCGGCCTGTCGGGCTGGCTGTACGCGCATTTCCAGCGCAACGTGAACCCGACGCCGTTCGGGCCGCAGGCCGGCATCGAATATCTGTTCATCGCCGTGGTCGGCGGCGCCGGCTATGTCTGGGGCGGCGTGCTCGGCGCCGCGATCGTCATCATTCTGAAAGAGGTGCTGCAGGGCTATCTGCCGCTGCTGTTCGGCGGCCAGGGCCAGCTCGAGATCATCGTGTTCGGCATCCTCCTGGTGGTGCTGTTGCAGCTTGCGCCCGGCGGCGTGTGGCCGTGGCTCGCCAATCTGGTGCCGCTGAATTTTCGCCGCACCGCCACCGGAAAGGCCGGCGGCCTGCCCTCACGTGAGCGGGTGGGCAGCTCCGCCGCACCGCTGTTGAAAGTGGAGCGGGCGCGAAAACAGTTCGGCGGCGTGGTCGCCGTCAACGATGTGTCGTTCGAGGTCAACGCCGCCGAGATCGTCGCGCTGATCGGCCCCAACGGCGCGGGCAAGTCGACCACCTTCAACCTGATCACCGGCATCCTCACCACCACCGGCGGCCGGATCGAAGTGCACGGCAAGCCGGTCGACAACACCCCGCCGCAGGAAGTGGTGAAGCTCGGCATCGCCCGCACCTTCCAGCACGTCAAGCTGGTGCCGGACATGACCGTGCTGGAGAACGTCGCGATCGGCGCGCATCTGCGCGGCCGCTCCGGCGCGATCACCAGCATGCTACGGTTCGATCGCGGCGACGAGGCCAAGCTGCTCGCCGAGGCCGCGCGGCAGATCGAGCGCGTCGGTCTCGGCGCCGAGATCGATCAGCTCGCAGGCAGCCTGTCGCTCGGCCAGCAGCGCATCGTCGAGATCGCGCGTGCGCTGTGCGCCGATCCCGAGCTGCTGCTGCTCGACGAACCGGCCGCCGGCCTGCGCCACATGGAGAAACAGCGGCTCGCAGCGCTGCTGCGCCAGCTCAAGGACAGCGGCATGTCGGTGCTGCTGGTCGAGCACGACATGGGCTTCGTGATGGACCTCGCCGACCGCATCGTCGTGCTCGACTTCGGTACAAGGATCGCAGAAGGCACGCCCGACGCGATCAAGACCAATCCGGACGTGATCAAGGCCTATCTCGGAGCGCTGGCATGA
- a CDS encoding branched-chain amino acid ABC transporter permease → MNTTILLFLLQDGVTNGAIYALLGLALVLVFAVTRVILIPQGEFITFGALTYATLSAGGVPGTAQLALVMGLVAFGFELFGARRSLHLAKVVRAALIYIAFPAAVLALATLLPPYKPGVAVNIALSLLIVAAIGLFLYRIAFQPLAHTSVLVLLIASVGCHLALQGFGLVFFGAEGLRGPPLSDVALSVGPLLFTGQSLAVYGITLALMAALWLFFGFTRYGKALRATAVNRLGARLVGIRTSLSGQIAFLLASVIGAISGILIVPITTLYYDTGFLIGLKGFVAAIIGGLVSYPLTAVAAVVVGIVESFSSFYASNYKEVIVFTLILPVLVLRSLTAPAVEEEKD, encoded by the coding sequence GTGAACACCACGATTCTGCTGTTCCTGTTGCAGGACGGCGTCACCAATGGCGCGATCTACGCACTGCTCGGCCTGGCGCTGGTGCTGGTGTTCGCGGTGACGCGTGTCATTCTGATCCCACAGGGCGAATTCATCACCTTCGGCGCTCTCACCTACGCGACGCTGTCGGCCGGCGGCGTGCCCGGCACCGCCCAGCTCGCACTGGTGATGGGGCTGGTCGCGTTCGGCTTCGAGCTGTTCGGCGCGCGCAGATCCTTGCATCTCGCCAAGGTGGTGCGGGCTGCGCTGATCTATATCGCGTTTCCGGCAGCCGTGCTGGCGCTGGCGACGCTGCTGCCGCCTTACAAGCCGGGGGTCGCGGTCAACATCGCACTGTCGCTGCTGATCGTCGCGGCGATCGGCCTGTTTCTGTATCGCATCGCATTCCAGCCGCTTGCGCATACTTCGGTGCTGGTACTGCTGATCGCCTCGGTCGGCTGCCATCTGGCGCTGCAGGGCTTCGGCCTGGTGTTTTTCGGCGCCGAAGGGCTGCGCGGACCGCCGCTATCGGACGTCGCGCTCAGCGTCGGGCCGCTGCTGTTCACCGGGCAGAGTCTGGCGGTTTACGGCATCACGCTGGCGCTGATGGCGGCGTTATGGCTGTTCTTCGGCTTCACCCGCTACGGCAAGGCGCTGCGCGCCACCGCGGTCAACCGGCTCGGGGCGCGGCTGGTCGGCATCCGCACCTCACTCTCCGGCCAGATCGCATTCCTGCTCGCCTCGGTGATCGGCGCGATCTCCGGCATCCTGATCGTGCCGATCACCACGCTGTATTACGACACCGGCTTCCTGATCGGGTTGAAGGGCTTCGTCGCGGCGATCATCGGCGGTCTGGTCAGCTACCCGCTCACCGCCGTCGCCGCGGTCGTCGTCGGCATCGTCGAGTCGTTCTCTTCGTTCTACGCCTCGAACTACAAGGAGGTGATCGTCTTCACGCTGATCCTGCCGGTGCTGGTGCTGCGATCGCTCACCGCCCCCGCGGTCGAAGAAGAGAAGGACTGA
- a CDS encoding MarR family winged helix-turn-helix transcriptional regulator, producing MTASKTAAVAKPARAARKASPVEPAAEASELMMGELSELLGYALKRAQLRVFEDFLHSVEPVQLTPAQFSVLLLLDANPGRNQTEIATTLGILRPNFVAMLDALESRGLCLRTRSPSDRRSHILMLTDKGRATLARAKKLVATRHEARLTALLGPDNRDALLAMLAKIAREF from the coding sequence ATGACCGCATCGAAAACCGCCGCCGTCGCCAAGCCGGCGCGAGCCGCGCGCAAGGCATCGCCGGTCGAGCCCGCCGCCGAGGCGTCCGAGCTGATGATGGGCGAACTGTCGGAGCTGCTCGGCTACGCGCTGAAGCGGGCCCAGCTTCGCGTGTTCGAGGACTTTCTACATTCGGTCGAGCCCGTGCAACTGACTCCGGCTCAGTTCTCGGTGCTGTTGTTGCTGGATGCCAATCCCGGACGCAACCAGACCGAAATCGCCACCACGCTCGGCATCCTGCGGCCGAATTTCGTGGCGATGCTCGATGCGCTCGAGAGTCGCGGCCTGTGCCTGCGCACCCGCTCCCCGAGCGACCGGCGCTCGCACATCCTGATGCTGACCGACAAGGGCCGCGCGACGCTGGCGCGCGCCAAGAAGCTGGTGGCGACCCGTCACGAAGCGCGGCTCACGGCACTGCTAGGGCCGGACAATCGCGATGCGCTGCTGGCGATGCTGGCCAAGATCGCCCGGGAGTTCTGA
- a CDS encoding cation:proton antiporter, which translates to MHELIGDITLSILFAWLLGLVAHFFRQPLILAYLVAGFVIGPFGLGWVKSENSIAVISELGLIFMLFMIGLEIDLKKIIRAGPVILVAAGGQIAGGVLLGIAFFVGIGLAFGGGHFDALYLTVACALSSTVIIVKVLYEKRELDTLPGRITLGILVLQDIFAILFLAVQPSLADLQISVLLISVGRVAALVATALLLSRYVLPWLFHRIARTPELVLLGALAWCFLIGETAERLHLSREMGALVAGVSLSTFPYALDVTAKVTTLRDFFITLFFVALGMTIPIPNGSVIGLALAIAVFTLASRLLTTFVPLYLMKQGLRASLLPALNLAQISEFSLVVIQTGIAAGHIGTQTASAASFAFVLLAVLSTFVIMRSDPITRGAIGTMTRLGFRDLGQQQSGADAAAEAGHGAVHRIVILGFFRAASALVSEIERHAPERLKQISVIDFNPTVYRTLTERGMHVIYGDISNVDTLLHAGVAKAEIIILSVPDSLLKGATNERLVRHVRALNPTAQIVATADLLTDVEAMYQAGADYVTVTRITEAQELFDVIEAADHGLLADKRAALDARLSERREVLP; encoded by the coding sequence ATGCACGAACTGATTGGCGATATCACGCTGAGCATCCTGTTCGCCTGGCTGCTCGGACTGGTCGCGCATTTTTTCCGCCAGCCGCTGATCCTCGCCTACCTCGTCGCCGGCTTCGTGATCGGCCCGTTCGGCCTCGGCTGGGTCAAGTCGGAGAACTCGATCGCGGTGATCTCCGAACTCGGCCTGATCTTCATGCTGTTCATGATCGGGCTGGAGATCGACCTGAAGAAGATCATCCGCGCCGGCCCGGTGATCCTGGTCGCGGCCGGTGGCCAGATCGCCGGCGGCGTGCTGCTCGGCATCGCGTTCTTCGTCGGCATCGGGCTGGCGTTCGGCGGCGGCCATTTCGACGCGCTGTACCTGACGGTGGCCTGCGCGCTGTCGTCCACCGTGATCATCGTCAAGGTGCTGTACGAGAAGCGCGAGCTCGACACCCTGCCCGGCCGGATCACACTCGGTATCCTGGTGCTGCAAGACATCTTCGCGATCCTGTTCCTGGCGGTGCAGCCCAGTCTCGCCGACCTCCAGATCTCCGTGCTGCTGATCTCGGTCGGCCGCGTCGCCGCGCTGGTCGCGACCGCGCTGCTGCTGTCGCGCTATGTGCTGCCCTGGCTGTTCCATCGCATCGCCCGCACGCCCGAACTGGTGCTGCTCGGGGCTCTGGCCTGGTGCTTCCTGATCGGCGAAACCGCCGAGCGGCTGCACCTGTCGCGCGAGATGGGCGCGCTGGTCGCCGGCGTGTCGTTGTCGACCTTCCCCTATGCGCTCGACGTCACCGCCAAGGTGACGACGCTGCGGGATTTCTTCATCACCCTGTTCTTCGTCGCGCTCGGCATGACGATCCCGATCCCGAACGGCTCGGTGATCGGGCTGGCGCTGGCGATCGCGGTCTTCACGCTCGCGAGCCGGCTGCTCACCACCTTCGTGCCGCTGTATCTGATGAAGCAGGGCCTGCGCGCCAGCCTGCTGCCGGCGCTCAATCTGGCGCAGATCAGCGAATTTTCGCTGGTGGTGATCCAGACCGGCATCGCCGCCGGCCACATCGGCACCCAAACCGCGAGCGCCGCCTCGTTCGCCTTCGTATTGCTGGCGGTGCTGTCGACCTTCGTGATCATGCGCAGCGATCCGATCACCCGCGGCGCGATCGGGACGATGACCAGGCTCGGCTTCCGCGATCTCGGCCAGCAGCAGAGCGGCGCCGACGCCGCCGCCGAGGCCGGCCACGGCGCGGTGCATCGCATCGTCATCCTCGGCTTCTTCCGCGCCGCAAGCGCCCTGGTCAGCGAAATCGAGCGCCACGCGCCCGAGCGGCTCAAGCAGATCAGCGTGATCGACTTCAACCCGACGGTGTACCGCACCCTCACCGAGCGGGGCATGCACGTGATCTACGGCGACATCAGCAACGTCGACACGCTGCTGCACGCCGGCGTCGCCAAGGCCGAGATCATCATCCTCAGCGTGCCGGATTCGCTGCTGAAGGGCGCCACCAACGAGCGGCTGGTGCGCCACGTCCGGGCCCTCAATCCGACCGCGCAGATCGTCGCCACGGCGGATCTGCTGACCGATGTCGAGGCGATGTACCAGGCCGGCGCCGACTACGTCACCGTCACCCGGATCACCGAAGCGCAGGAGCTGTTCGACGTGATCGAAGCCGCCGACCACGGCCTGCTGGCCGACAAGCGCGCCGCGCTCGACGCCCGCCTCTCCGAACGCCGGGAAGTACTCCCGTAG
- a CDS encoding adenylate/guanylate cyclase domain-containing protein, with protein MDKSDTEDLRARGWWTGLAIAVLLLGLPLAVWLDLTNLVDAALRRQASDLNSVIKSVRHYYAANVVGRILAHPGQVQVIHDYETVPGAIPIPATLSLELGKVIGEQQSNITYRFVSDYPFANRAPHQLDAFERDALAALRKDSSENIVSASAGLFSDSVRLVSPVTMAPACVACHNTHPESPKRDWKVGDVRGIQEVMITQPIAANLFSFKFLLAYFVLAAVCGVSFLAMQRRQSLKIVAMNRELETNNDFLASLSMKISRYIPPQIYKSIFSGQKDVVIHTERKKLTIFFSDIQNFTATTERLQPELITQLLNEYFTEMSEIAHRYGGTIDKFIGDAMLIFFGDPETKGDRADAQACVRMAWAMQRRLSELNAKWRAAGIEQPFRSRIGINSGYCNVGNFGSADRMDYTIIGAEANLAARLQSIAEPGGIVVSYETYALVSDIVDAHALSSITMKGISREVVPYAVDQLRDGSEASAVVIEKVPGFDFRLDTAAVAATDSDRVRTVLLQALSSLDRRQPKAAE; from the coding sequence ATGGACAAGTCAGACACCGAGGATCTGCGCGCCCGCGGATGGTGGACCGGCCTCGCGATCGCGGTGCTGCTGCTCGGCCTGCCGCTGGCGGTGTGGCTCGATCTCACCAACCTCGTCGACGCGGCCTTGCGCCGGCAGGCGTCCGACCTGAATTCGGTGATCAAGAGCGTCCGCCACTATTACGCCGCCAACGTGGTGGGGCGGATCTTGGCCCATCCCGGCCAGGTGCAGGTGATCCACGATTACGAGACCGTGCCCGGCGCGATTCCGATCCCGGCGACACTGTCGCTCGAGCTCGGCAAGGTGATCGGCGAGCAGCAGAGCAATATCACCTACCGCTTCGTTTCGGATTATCCGTTCGCCAATCGCGCGCCGCATCAGCTCGACGCCTTCGAGCGCGACGCGCTTGCGGCGCTGCGCAAGGACTCGAGCGAGAACATCGTGTCGGCATCAGCCGGGCTGTTCAGCGACAGCGTCCGGCTGGTGTCGCCGGTGACGATGGCGCCGGCCTGCGTCGCCTGCCACAACACTCATCCCGAAAGCCCGAAGCGCGACTGGAAGGTCGGCGACGTCCGCGGCATCCAGGAGGTGATGATTACCCAGCCGATCGCCGCCAACCTGTTCTCGTTCAAGTTCCTGCTGGCGTATTTTGTGCTGGCGGCGGTGTGCGGTGTGTCGTTCCTGGCGATGCAACGCCGGCAATCGCTGAAGATCGTTGCGATGAACCGCGAGCTCGAGACCAACAACGACTTTCTGGCTTCGCTGTCGATGAAGATCTCGCGCTACATCCCGCCGCAGATCTACAAGAGCATCTTCTCCGGGCAGAAGGACGTCGTCATCCACACCGAGCGCAAGAAGCTGACGATCTTCTTCTCCGACATCCAGAATTTCACCGCCACCACCGAGCGGCTGCAGCCGGAACTGATCACCCAGCTCCTCAACGAGTACTTCACCGAGATGTCGGAGATCGCGCATCGCTATGGCGGTACCATCGACAAGTTCATCGGCGACGCGATGCTGATCTTCTTCGGCGATCCGGAGACCAAAGGCGACCGCGCCGACGCCCAGGCCTGCGTGCGGATGGCGTGGGCGATGCAGCGCCGGCTGTCCGAACTCAATGCCAAATGGCGCGCCGCCGGGATCGAGCAGCCGTTTCGGTCGCGGATCGGGATCAATTCCGGCTATTGCAATGTCGGCAATTTCGGCAGCGCCGACCGGATGGACTACACCATCATCGGCGCCGAGGCGAACCTCGCCGCTCGGCTGCAATCGATCGCGGAGCCTGGCGGCATCGTGGTGTCCTACGAGACCTATGCGCTGGTCAGCGACATCGTCGACGCCCATGCGCTGTCCTCGATCACCATGAAGGGGATCAGCCGCGAGGTGGTGCCGTATGCGGTCGATCAGCTCCGCGACGGCAGCGAAGCCTCGGCGGTGGTGATCGAGAAGGTGCCCGGCTTCGACTTCCGCCTCGACACCGCAGCCGTTGCCGCCACCGACAGCGACCGTGTCCGCACAGTGCTGCTGCAGGCGCTGTCGTCACTCGACCGGCGGCAGCCGAAGGCGGCGGAGTAG
- a CDS encoding glycerate kinase type-2 family protein — translation MTDHRPLLRAIFDAAVAAAHPDRILAPHLPPAPPGRIICLAAGKSAAAMAAAAERHYLDNSGLEPSRLVGIATTRHGHRVPTRRVEVIEAGHPMPDAAGVRGAEASLALAATATPGDLLLVLLSGGGSANWIAPADGVTLAQKQQATRALLRSGAPIGEINTVRRHLSRIKGGRLARAGQHAGQIVTLAISDVPRDEPSAIASGPTVPDPTTLADARALVARYQLELDPAIAAALNDQRNESVKAGDAAFARARFEIIARPRQSLDAAIQVARDAGYEVADLGADLEGEAREVAAAHARLAREARASGLKLAILSGGELTVTVRGQGRGGPNQEYALALAQHLSDLPDIAALAADTDGADGGAGNADDPAGALIDAATFAQIEALQLDPAACLANNDATGFFAQTGGLLITGPTLTNVNDIRVILV, via the coding sequence ATGACCGATCATCGCCCGCTGCTCCGCGCCATTTTCGATGCGGCCGTCGCCGCCGCGCACCCGGATCGCATCCTCGCACCGCATCTGCCGCCGGCCCCGCCGGGCCGGATCATCTGCCTCGCCGCCGGCAAGAGCGCCGCCGCGATGGCCGCGGCCGCGGAACGGCATTATCTCGACAACTCGGGCCTGGAACCGTCACGGCTGGTCGGCATCGCCACCACCCGCCACGGCCACCGCGTGCCGACCCGCCGCGTCGAGGTGATCGAGGCCGGCCATCCGATGCCCGACGCCGCCGGCGTGCGCGGGGCAGAAGCCAGCCTCGCCCTCGCCGCCACCGCGACGCCGGGCGATCTGCTGCTGGTGCTGCTGTCGGGCGGCGGCTCGGCCAACTGGATCGCGCCGGCCGACGGCGTGACGCTGGCGCAGAAGCAGCAGGCGACCCGCGCACTGCTGCGCTCCGGCGCGCCGATCGGCGAGATCAATACGGTGCGCAGACATCTGTCGCGGATCAAAGGCGGCCGCCTCGCCCGCGCCGGGCAGCACGCCGGTCAGATCGTGACGCTGGCGATCTCCGACGTGCCGCGCGACGAGCCCTCCGCAATCGCCTCCGGCCCCACGGTGCCTGACCCGACCACGCTAGCCGACGCGCGGGCGCTGGTGGCACGCTATCAACTCGAGCTGGATCCGGCGATCGCCGCCGCGCTGAACGATCAGCGCAACGAGAGCGTCAAGGCCGGCGACGCCGCATTCGCCCGCGCCCGGTTCGAGATCATTGCACGGCCACGACAGTCGCTCGATGCGGCGATCCAAGTTGCGCGCGACGCCGGCTACGAGGTTGCCGATCTCGGCGCTGATCTCGAAGGTGAAGCCCGCGAGGTTGCCGCCGCGCATGCCCGGCTCGCGCGCGAGGCTCGGGCTTCCGGGCTCAAACTGGCGATCCTGTCCGGCGGCGAACTCACCGTCACAGTACGCGGCCAGGGCCGCGGCGGTCCCAACCAGGAATACGCGCTGGCGCTGGCGCAGCACTTGTCCGACCTGCCCGACATCGCCGCACTCGCCGCCGACACCGATGGCGCCGACGGCGGCGCCGGCAACGCCGACGATCCCGCCGGCGCGCTAATCGACGCCGCGACCTTCGCGCAGATCGAGGCGCTGCAGCTCGACCCCGCCGCCTGTCTCGCGAACAACGACGCCACCGGCTTCTTCGCCCAGACCGGCGGCCTGCTGATCACCGGCCCGACGCTGACCAACGTCAACGATATCCGGGTGATCTTGGTGTGA
- a CDS encoding ABC transporter substrate-binding protein — MSALSRSIATLATVALLTASSGQAMAQKKYGPGASDTEVKIGNIVPYSGPASAYGSVGRAQEAYFKMINDKGGINGRKIVYISYDDAYSPPKAVEQTRKLVESDEVLFMFSPLGTPSNTAIQKYLNAKKVPHLFLASGATKWNDPKHFPWTMGWLPSYQSEGRIYAKYILKEKPDAKIAVLYQGDDFGKDYLKGLKDGLGAKASQVVIEDSYELTEPTVDSHIVKIKAANPDVLVIFATPKFAAQTIKKVAELAWKPMMIVPNVSASTGSVMKPAGFENAQGIVSASYAKDATDKQWENDPGMKAYYEFMAKYAPDASRADSSFMTGYNIAETVAVLIKQCGDDLSRENVMKQAANLKGVQLGGLLPGVTLNTSATDFAPIEQLQMMRFEGQNWKLFGDVIEGEVHSPNGG; from the coding sequence ATGTCGGCCCTCTCCCGATCGATCGCCACCCTGGCGACCGTCGCCCTGCTGACCGCTTCGAGCGGCCAGGCGATGGCGCAGAAGAAATACGGCCCCGGCGCCAGCGACACCGAAGTCAAGATCGGCAACATCGTGCCGTATTCCGGCCCCGCCTCGGCCTATGGCAGCGTCGGCCGGGCGCAGGAAGCCTATTTCAAGATGATCAACGACAAGGGCGGCATCAACGGCCGCAAGATCGTCTACATCTCCTACGACGACGCCTATTCGCCGCCGAAGGCCGTCGAACAGACCCGCAAGCTGGTCGAGAGCGACGAAGTGCTGTTCATGTTCTCGCCGCTCGGCACGCCGTCGAACACCGCGATCCAGAAATATCTCAACGCCAAGAAGGTCCCGCATCTGTTCCTGGCATCGGGCGCCACCAAATGGAACGATCCGAAGCACTTCCCGTGGACGATGGGCTGGCTGCCGAGCTACCAGAGCGAAGGCCGGATCTACGCCAAGTACATCCTGAAGGAGAAGCCGGACGCCAAGATCGCCGTGCTGTACCAGGGCGACGATTTCGGCAAGGACTATCTGAAGGGCCTCAAGGACGGACTCGGTGCCAAGGCGTCCCAGGTCGTGATCGAGGACAGCTACGAACTGACCGAGCCGACCGTCGACTCCCACATCGTCAAGATCAAGGCCGCCAATCCGGACGTGCTGGTGATCTTCGCGACGCCGAAATTCGCCGCGCAGACCATCAAGAAGGTCGCCGAGCTGGCGTGGAAGCCGATGATGATCGTGCCGAACGTGTCGGCCTCGACCGGCAGCGTGATGAAGCCGGCCGGCTTCGAGAATGCCCAGGGCATCGTCTCCGCCTCCTACGCCAAGGACGCCACCGACAAGCAGTGGGAAAACGACCCGGGCATGAAGGCCTACTACGAGTTCATGGCCAAGTACGCGCCTGATGCCAGCCGCGCCGATTCTTCTTTCATGACCGGCTACAACATCGCCGAGACGGTAGCTGTGCTGATCAAGCAGTGCGGCGACGACCTCAGCCGTGAAAACGTCATGAAGCAGGCGGCCAACCTGAAGGGTGTCCAGCTCGGAGGTCTGCTGCCGGGCGTGACGCTCAACACCTCGGCGACCGACTTCGCGCCGATCGAGCAGTTGCAGATGATGCGGTTCGAAGGCCAGAACTGGAAGCTGTTCGGCGACGTGATCGAAGGCGAAGTGCATTCGCCGAACGGCGGCTAG